The Podospora pseudopauciseta strain CBS 411.78 chromosome 2 map unlocalized CBS411.78m_2, whole genome shotgun sequence genome has a window encoding:
- a CDS encoding uncharacterized protein (COG:S; EggNog:ENOG503NVYK) translates to MIVSENLRTASLYINNQLLSRGLLRDGQNIDFTNPGESEEEMGETMSRIMSVVNDLILRRDRDAEHRESLSATLRTLRAESLRQANDIQRLQEKNAEAQRKAGLSDAAETAVRAHIKTAEATIHRLKEEAARTKLLAAQTRSACATEVRKRDRQIEGLKKAVTEAARARGASKSPGVTSITVVGDIGADEQGNLLPPTPTTTASSSDGYDLRQETNSFLAELAKGLSEENEGLLTLIRRTTEQLKDMSGWDGGMVDSDGYALSLPTSYDDMAAEIEAVLEHLRTILTNPSFVPIEEVVVREDEINRLRDGWEKMETRWKEAVHLIDGWRRRMQASGRPVNVEELKMGLRLSPVKVQNVEETAQGGLGLQLESVHEGHESYHHDQVDYQDEDEGPLELVPEGGMEEQDDSDTSSVFEDQQIDMDELDVEEPNVEILQQSVVMPSPPVALAPQPSPLREHFSAGNKGGRDGPNLRRRPKFVEEGVRSRPLSEESPLPPPHADRPQQSPSKKPLLSVRTVPSEETGTAAQPPSAAVSTPDTSISLDSVSLPKAAAAEPKSAVTKKSAPTPPPHATRPIKKPSPAPRPVRETRKPPSRQQEREEKKTSTTSTTTTRQQQQESEARQKKVTSRPPVTRPTRPPITRGRSETRKGDSDTSKPSKPTPRNTSATSTTSTRSAPVSSSSKTSIPPNPEPAPGKSPRRVNSRLPLPRNAGSSGSNNSACAAGTATNNAPVLQHPQSPTQAQQSPLSMATIQAKLAASERDADAARVRAKLKAARKGIHLPGPGSGRVTAENSMPNTPTETMSTKSMRSEQSDYIQYQPEQYDDGEDELSSSAVQPHQVIHAEKPRKRERNYGEAVTARKTSDKVASRRRSTLNPWELETLIKGGNAE, encoded by the exons ATGATTGTGTCCGAAAACCTGCGTACGGCGTCGCTGTACATTAACAACCAGCTACTGTCTAGAGGCCTGCTGCGCGATGGCCAGAACATCGACTTTACCAACCCGggggagagcgaggaggagatgggcgAGACCATGAGCCGGATCATGTCGGTGGTGAATGACTTGATTTTGCGCCGTGAT CGCGATGCAGAGCACCGTGAATCTCTCTCCGCTACTCTCCGCACGCTGCGCGCCGAGTCCCTCCGACAAGCCAACGACATCCAGCGCCTGCAAGAAAAGAACGCAGAGGCCCAGCGCAAAGCTGGCCTGAGCGACGCTGCCGAAACTGCTGTGAGAGCGCACATCAAGACGGCCGAGGCGACGATTCACCGCCTCAAAGAAGAGGCTGCGAGGACGAAGTTGCTGGCTGCCCAAACACGATCTGCCTGCGCCACAGAGGTCCGCAAGAGGGACCGCCAGATTGAGGGGCTGAAAAAGGCGGTAACAGAAGCGGCTAGAGCGAGAGGCGCTAGCAAGAGCCCAGGTGTCACCTCCATCACGGTGGTTGGCGATATCGGCGCCGATGAACAGGGCAACCTATTGCCTCCCACGCCCACGACGACGGCCAGTAGCAGTGATGGGTATGATCTCCGTCAGGAAACAAACTCGTTCCTCGCTGAATTGGCCAAGGGGCTGAGCGAAGAGAATGAGGGGCTTCTGACTCTAATCAGGAGGACGACGGAACAGTTGAAGGACATGAGCGGCTGGGACGGTGGAATGGTGGACAGTGACGGGTATGCTCTGTCGTTGCCCACCAGTTACGATGACATGGCCGCTGAGATTGAGGCTGTCCTTGAACATCTGAGGACGATCCTTACCAACCCATCATTTGTGCCGATTGAggaagtggtggtgagagaaGATGAGATCAACAGGCTGCGCGACGggtgggagaagatggagacgCGATGGAAAGAGGCGGTCCATCTCATTGATggctggcggaggagaatGCAGGCCAGTGGGCGGCCTGTTAAtgtggaggagctcaagatgGGCCTGCGCCTTAGTCCGGTCAAGGTTCAAAACGTGGAAGAGACGGCTCAAGGTGGGCTAGGACTGCAATTGGAATCTGTCCATGAGGGCCATGAGAGTTATCATCATGATCAAGTTGACTAccaggacgaggacgagggtcCTTTGGAGTTGGTGCCTGAGGGTGGCATGGAGGAACAGGACGACAGCGATACTTCGAGTGTCTTTGAAGACCAGCAGATTGATATGGACGAGTTGGATGTCGAGGAGCCTAACGTTGAGATCCTTCAGCAGTCGGTCGTGATGCCCTCGCCTCCCGTCGCTCTGgccccccagcccagcccgTTGCGCGAACATTTTTCGGCCGGAAACAAGGGTGGAAGAGACGGCCCCAATTTGAGGAGACGTCCAAAGTTTGTCGAAGAAGGCGTCCGGAGCCGACCCCTTTCTGAAGAATCGCCGTTACCACCTCCCCATGCCGACAGACCCCAGCAATCACCATCCAAGAAGCCGCTATTATCAGTACGGACCGTGCCTTCTGAGGAAACTGGCACGGCTGCGCAACCGCCTTCCGCGGCCGTCTCTACACCTGATACATCTATCTCTCTGGACAGCGTCTCGTTGCCCAAGGCCGCCGCGGCGGAACCGAAGAGTGCAGTCACGAAAAAGTCAGCGCCAACGCCCCCACCGCATGCGACAAGACCAATCAAGAAGCCATCCCCTGCCCCGAGACCAGTAAGGGAAACACGAAAACCTCCATCTCGGCAACAAgagcgggaggagaagaaaacTAGTActaccagcaccaccactacccggcagcagcaacaggaaAGCGAAGCCAGGCAGAAAAAGGTCACTTCCCGGCCCCCCGTAACACGTCCTACCAGACCACCCATCACCCGTGGACGCTCAGAGACCCGCAAAGGGGACAGCGATAcctccaagccctccaaGCCAACCCCCCGCAACACCTCCGCTACCTCGACCACCTCTACCCGATCCGCGCCAGTCTCATCGAGCTCCAAGACCTCTATCCCGCCCAACCCAGAACCAGCGCCCGGGAAATCCCCTCGCCGCGTGAACTCTcgccttcccctcccacGTAACGCTGGCAGCAGCGGAAGTAATAATTCTGCCTGCGCAGCTGGTACCGCCACTAATAACGCCCCGGTATTGCAACACCCTCAGTCTCCAACACAAGCCCAGCAATCCCCTCTTTCCATGGCGACCATTCAAGCCAAGCTTGCCGCTTCGGAACGCGATGCTGATGCGGCCCGCGTGAGAGCCAAACTCAAGGCAGCAAGGAAGGGCATCCACCTCCCAGGTCCCGGTTCAGGTCGGGTTACAGCAGAGAATAGCATGCCCAACACACCTACCGAAACAATGTCGACCAAGAGTATGAGATCGGAGCAGAGCGACTACATTCAGTATCAGCCTGAGCAGTACgacgatggtgaggatgagctCAGCTCATCGGCTGTCCAGCCTCATCAGGTTATCCATGCAGAGAAGCCACGCAAACGGGAGAGGAATTATGGAGAAGCTGTGACGGCACGGAAGACAAGCGACAAGGTGGCAAGCCGGAGAAGGAGTACTTTGAATCCATGGGAGCTGGAGACGTTGATAAAGGGTGGAAATGCCGAGTAG